In one window of Sphingomonas glaciei DNA:
- a CDS encoding cob(I)yrinic acid a,c-diamide adenosyltransferase, translating into MVKLNKIYTRTGDAGQSGLVDGSRVSKASARMHAIGEVDEANSAIGLAVAEVEGDAKAALGRIQNELFDLGADIATPGEMEGALRIVAPQVERLETEIDLMNEALSPLTSFILPAGSRAVSALHLARATARRAERWIVALAEEEQVNPLALAYLNRLSDHLFVLARHVAASSGGDVLWQPGATRT; encoded by the coding sequence TTGGTTAAACTCAACAAGATCTACACCCGCACCGGCGACGCCGGGCAGTCGGGGCTGGTCGACGGCAGCCGGGTCAGCAAGGCCTCGGCACGGATGCATGCGATCGGCGAAGTGGACGAGGCCAATAGCGCGATCGGCCTTGCGGTCGCCGAGGTGGAGGGTGACGCCAAGGCCGCGCTCGGCCGCATCCAGAACGAACTCTTCGATCTTGGCGCCGACATCGCCACGCCCGGCGAGATGGAAGGGGCGCTGCGGATCGTCGCCCCCCAGGTCGAGCGGCTCGAGACCGAGATCGACTTGATGAACGAGGCGTTGTCCCCGCTGACCAGCTTCATCCTGCCCGCCGGCAGCCGCGCGGTGTCGGCGCTTCACCTCGCCCGCGCCACCGCCCGCCGGGCCGAACGCTGGATCGTTGCCCTCGCCGAGGAGGAGCAGGTCAATCCGCTCGCGCTGGCCTACCTCAACCGCCTCTCCGATCATCTCTTCGTGCTTGCCCGGCATGTCGCCGCGTCGTCGGGCGGCGATGTGCTCTGGCAGCCTGGCGCGACCCGGACTTAA
- the egtD gene encoding L-histidine N(alpha)-methyltransferase, with protein MPAGNSPECALLATVDTRPDPAFARAVLEGLAQEPPAIPARWFYDEEGSVLFEQITDLPEYYPTRTEIGILRSAMPEIAAVVGTGRAVVDYGAGALAKTPLLLRGIAPALYAPVDISGAHLRANAEALQEDFPSLPIFPVEADFTRAFDLPAEVGDHPRLGFFPGSTIGNLVPASAVDLLRSFRRTLGTGALLLIGMDRVKAPGRLIAAYDDAAGVTASFNLNLLHRINRELGGDIPVDAFAHEARWNASMARIEMHLVARREVSFTVEGRTFHFAGGDSIHTENSHKYTAESARLLLLAGGWTPFNEWSDPAGDFALLLARADPERMAP; from the coding sequence ATGCCCGCTGGCAATTCACCGGAGTGCGCCTTGCTCGCGACTGTTGACACCCGTCCCGATCCCGCCTTCGCCCGGGCCGTGCTGGAGGGCCTGGCGCAGGAGCCGCCGGCGATCCCCGCCCGCTGGTTCTACGACGAGGAAGGATCGGTCCTTTTCGAGCAGATCACCGACCTGCCCGAATATTATCCGACCCGGACCGAGATCGGCATCCTGCGTTCCGCCATGCCCGAGATCGCTGCGGTGGTGGGCACCGGCCGGGCGGTGGTCGATTATGGCGCGGGCGCGCTTGCCAAGACCCCGCTGCTGCTGCGCGGGATCGCCCCTGCCCTCTACGCGCCGGTCGACATCAGCGGGGCGCATTTGCGCGCCAATGCCGAGGCCCTGCAGGAGGATTTCCCTTCGCTTCCAATCTTCCCGGTTGAGGCCGACTTCACCCGCGCCTTCGACCTGCCGGCCGAGGTCGGCGACCATCCCCGGCTGGGCTTCTTTCCCGGCTCCACTATCGGCAACCTGGTCCCGGCCAGCGCGGTCGACCTGCTGCGCTCGTTCCGCCGGACGCTGGGCACCGGCGCGCTGCTGCTGATCGGGATGGACCGGGTCAAGGCGCCGGGGCGGCTGATCGCGGCCTATGACGATGCCGCAGGTGTCACGGCCAGCTTCAACCTCAACCTCCTCCACCGCATCAACCGCGAGCTGGGCGGCGACATTCCGGTCGATGCCTTTGCCCACGAGGCGCGCTGGAACGCCTCAATGGCGCGGATCGAGATGCATCTCGTCGCCCGCCGGGAGGTCTCCTTCACGGTCGAGGGGCGGACCTTCCACTTTGCCGGCGGGGACAGCATCCACACCGAGAACAGCCATAAATACACCGCCGAAAGCGCGCGCCTGCTGCTGTTGGCGGGCGGGTGGACGCCGTTCAACGAATGGAGCGATCCAGCCGGCGACTTCGCCCTGCTGCTGGCCCGTGCCGATCCGGAGCGGATGGCACCCTGA
- the gluQRS gene encoding tRNA glutamyl-Q(34) synthetase GluQRS: protein MITRFAPSPTGRLHLGHAYSAGLGRRHGSKWLLRIEDLDPGRARPEFVDGILEDLDWLGLQFDGAPIVQSGRTQLYATALDRLKAEGLVYPCFCTRADIAASLTAPHGDAGSAYAGTCRGLPDDSERRETVPHSWRLDSAGAIAKAGGVPGWRELDGSRHEGTAEMIGDAILARKDAPSSYHLACVVDDADSGVTLVVRGADLRPSTPVQRLLQLLLGLPEPTYLHHSLVTHEDGRRLAKRDQAPTLAAMREAGVDGRALAAQLAMDNLPTGYRFALP from the coding sequence GTGATCACCAGGTTCGCGCCCTCGCCGACCGGCCGCCTGCACCTCGGCCATGCCTATAGCGCGGGATTGGGTCGTCGCCACGGGAGCAAGTGGCTGCTGCGGATCGAGGATCTCGACCCCGGCCGAGCCCGGCCCGAGTTCGTCGACGGCATATTGGAAGACCTCGACTGGCTCGGCCTGCAATTCGACGGCGCGCCGATCGTGCAGTCGGGGCGCACCCAGCTTTACGCCACCGCGCTCGACCGGCTGAAGGCGGAGGGGCTGGTCTATCCTTGCTTTTGCACCCGCGCCGATATCGCCGCCTCGCTGACCGCGCCGCATGGCGATGCGGGAAGCGCCTATGCCGGGACCTGCCGTGGGCTGCCCGACGATTCGGAGCGGCGCGAGACGGTGCCGCATAGCTGGCGCCTGGATTCGGCCGGGGCGATCGCCAAGGCTGGGGGCGTGCCCGGCTGGCGCGAGCTGGACGGCAGCCGGCACGAGGGAACGGCAGAGATGATCGGCGACGCCATCCTCGCCCGCAAGGATGCGCCTTCCTCCTATCACCTGGCCTGCGTGGTCGACGATGCCGACAGCGGCGTCACGCTGGTCGTGCGCGGGGCTGACCTTCGCCCCTCGACCCCGGTCCAGCGGCTGTTGCAGCTGCTGCTCGGCCTGCCGGAGCCGACCTATCTCCACCACTCCCTCGTCACCCACGAGGACGGGCGGCGGCTGGCCAAGCGCGACCAGGCGCCGACACTGGCCGCGATGCGTGAGGCGGGGGTCGATGGCCGCGCGCTCGCCGCGCAACTAGCCATGGACAATCTGCCTACTGGTTATCGCTTCGCCCTGCCCTAG
- the folD gene encoding bifunctional methylenetetrahydrofolate dehydrogenase/methenyltetrahydrofolate cyclohydrolase FolD — translation MTGKRIDGKAAAAELRAQVGRVAAFFRASTGRPVGLATVLVGEDPASEVYIRSKRAACGEAAMESIHHALPAETSEADLLALIARLNADPAVDGILVQLPLPGHMDAGRVIDAIDPDKDVDGFHVVNAGRLAVGNPAALVPCTPLGCLHLLRAELGDLSGKHAVVIGRSNIVGKPMAMLLLGESCTVTIAHSRTRDLPSLVRAADIVVAAVGRPEMVRGEWIKPGATVIDVGINRVAGTEPGKTRLVGDVAFAEAEAQAGAITPVPGGVGPMTIAMLLRNTVVAAHRRAGLAPPEGL, via the coding sequence ATGACGGGCAAGCGGATCGACGGAAAGGCCGCAGCGGCCGAGCTTCGGGCACAGGTCGGGCGGGTTGCCGCCTTCTTCCGCGCCAGCACCGGCCGCCCGGTCGGACTGGCCACCGTGCTGGTCGGCGAGGATCCGGCGAGCGAAGTCTATATCCGCTCCAAGCGGGCCGCCTGCGGCGAGGCGGCGATGGAGAGCATCCACCACGCGCTTCCTGCCGAGACCAGCGAGGCCGACCTGCTGGCACTGATCGCGCGGCTAAACGCGGATCCGGCTGTCGACGGCATCCTCGTCCAGCTGCCGCTTCCCGGCCACATGGACGCCGGCCGGGTGATCGACGCGATCGATCCCGACAAGGACGTCGACGGCTTCCATGTCGTTAACGCCGGACGGCTGGCGGTCGGCAATCCCGCCGCGCTGGTGCCGTGCACGCCGCTCGGTTGTCTGCACCTGCTCAGGGCCGAACTGGGCGACCTGTCGGGCAAGCATGCGGTGGTGATCGGCCGTTCGAACATCGTTGGCAAGCCGATGGCGATGCTGTTGCTGGGCGAAAGCTGCACCGTCACTATCGCCCACAGCCGCACCCGCGACCTGCCCTCCCTGGTCCGCGCGGCCGATATCGTGGTCGCCGCGGTCGGCCGGCCCGAAATGGTTCGCGGCGAATGGATCAAGCCCGGGGCGACCGTGATCGACGTCGGGATCAATCGCGTTGCGGGAACCGAGCCCGGCAAGACCCGGCTGGTCGGCGACGTCGCCTTTGCCGAAGCCGAGGCACAGGCGGGTGCGATCACCCCAGTGCCCGGTGGCGTAGGGCCGATGACCATCGCCATGCTGCTTCGCAATACCGTCGTCGCGGCGCACCGCCGGGCCGGCCTCGCGCCTCCGGAGGGACTATGA
- a CDS encoding GtrA family protein, with protein MIQASLPQSSHRRELIGQLIRFGLVGLGSTLLYAAVYWPLATYVMWPVLAVVIAYAVAVTAGFFLHSRWSFKGHERTEDKKTKAQFLAVQTAGMLMNAGFTWVAVDWLHGPTWWPLVPAVLITPFLTFALNRWWVFG; from the coding sequence ATGATCCAGGCAAGCCTGCCCCAATCCTCCCACCGCCGCGAGCTGATCGGCCAGTTGATCCGCTTCGGTCTGGTCGGTCTCGGCTCGACCCTGCTCTACGCCGCGGTCTATTGGCCGCTCGCCACCTATGTGATGTGGCCGGTACTGGCGGTGGTGATCGCCTATGCGGTGGCGGTGACCGCCGGCTTTTTCCTTCACAGCCGGTGGAGCTTTAAGGGGCATGAGCGGACCGAGGACAAGAAGACCAAGGCGCAATTCCTGGCGGTGCAGACCGCGGGCATGTTGATGAACGCGGGCTTCACCTGGGTCGCGGTCGACTGGCTGCACGGTCCGACCTGGTGGCCGCTGGTCCCGGCTGTTCTGATCACGCCGTTCCTGACCTTCGCGCTCAATCGCTGGTGGGTGTTCGGCTGA
- a CDS encoding YggT family protein, protein MVILRTLLEIAAILLNVLWWLIIIQVILSWLVAFNVINTSSEGMRRFLVGLDRFLEPLYRPFRKILPDFGGLDLSPVVVLLLIGILINPVISNALASLPAPGM, encoded by the coding sequence ATGGTCATCCTGCGCACGCTTCTCGAGATCGCCGCCATCCTGCTCAACGTCCTGTGGTGGCTGATCATCATTCAGGTGATCCTGAGTTGGCTGGTCGCCTTCAACGTCATCAACACCTCGAGCGAGGGCATGCGGAGATTCCTGGTCGGACTCGACCGCTTCCTCGAGCCGCTCTACCGCCCGTTCCGCAAGATCCTGCCCGATTTCGGCGGGCTTGACCTGTCGCCGGTGGTGGTGCTGCTGCTGATCGGCATCCTGATCAACCCGGTCATCTCCAACGCCCTCGCCTCCCTCCCCGCGCCGGGGATGTGA
- the egtB gene encoding ergothioneine biosynthesis protein EgtB — protein sequence MNVASTLAPEPLAERLRATRALTLALAEPLSDADATVQPMPDASPAKWHLAHTSWFFETFLLRELVPGYRVYDERWPFLFNSYYEGEGERLARDRRGMLSRPTLDEARAYRAHVDEALAAAMPSFDEEARELVALGIAHEQQHQELFLTDILATFAVNPLEPAYAAAEPSPGSAAVDDIRWIEGRSGIVEMGTSDNGFAFDCERPRHQVLLQPHAIADRFVSNGEWQQFVADGGYRKPGHWLSDGWAWVKREGITAPLYWGEDGTSFTLAGRRPLDPQAPVTHVSHYEADAYARWAGARLPTEAEWEDMAAAHDPRGGNQLDQAGAAMPRAGGEWFGDVWCWTGSAFLPHPGFRQPEGSVGEYNGKFMSGQMVLKGASCATPRGSSRSSVRNFFPPHARWQFTGVRLARDC from the coding sequence GTGAACGTCGCGTCGACCCTCGCCCCGGAGCCGCTGGCCGAGCGCCTCCGCGCGACCCGTGCCCTGACCCTGGCGCTGGCCGAGCCGCTGAGCGATGCCGACGCCACGGTCCAGCCGATGCCCGACGCCTCACCGGCCAAGTGGCACCTGGCGCACACCAGCTGGTTCTTCGAGACCTTCCTGCTGCGCGAGCTGGTGCCCGGCTACCGGGTCTATGACGAGCGCTGGCCGTTCCTGTTCAACAGCTATTACGAGGGCGAGGGCGAACGGCTGGCCCGCGATCGGCGCGGCATGCTGTCGCGCCCGACGCTGGATGAGGCGCGGGCCTATCGCGCTCATGTCGACGAGGCGCTGGCCGCAGCCATGCCCTCGTTCGACGAGGAGGCGCGCGAGCTGGTCGCACTCGGCATCGCGCATGAGCAGCAGCATCAGGAACTGTTCCTGACCGACATCCTGGCGACCTTTGCCGTCAATCCGCTAGAGCCGGCTTATGCCGCGGCCGAGCCATCGCCCGGCAGTGCCGCGGTCGACGACATCAGGTGGATCGAGGGCCGCAGCGGCATCGTCGAGATGGGTACGAGCGACAACGGCTTCGCCTTCGACTGCGAACGGCCGCGCCATCAGGTTTTACTCCAGCCCCACGCCATCGCCGACCGCTTCGTCTCCAATGGTGAGTGGCAGCAGTTCGTCGCCGACGGCGGCTACCGGAAGCCCGGCCACTGGCTGAGTGACGGCTGGGCTTGGGTCAAGCGCGAAGGCATCACCGCGCCGCTTTACTGGGGCGAGGATGGGACCAGCTTCACCCTTGCCGGGCGGCGGCCGCTCGACCCGCAGGCCCCTGTCACCCACGTCAGCCACTACGAGGCCGATGCCTATGCCCGCTGGGCCGGCGCCCGGCTTCCGACCGAGGCGGAGTGGGAGGACATGGCGGCCGCGCATGATCCGCGCGGCGGCAACCAGCTCGACCAGGCCGGTGCCGCCATGCCGCGTGCCGGCGGCGAATGGTTCGGTGACGTCTGGTGCTGGACCGGATCGGCGTTCCTGCCCCACCCCGGTTTTCGCCAGCCCGAGGGCAGCGTCGGTGAATATAACGGCAAGTTCATGAGCGGGCAGATGGTGCTGAAGGGCGCCAGCTGCGCCACCCCGCGCGGTTCCTCGCGGTCGTCGGTCCGCAACTTCTTCCCGCCCCATGCCCGCTGGCAATTCACCGGAGTGCGCCTTGCTCGCGACTGTTGA
- a CDS encoding MarC family protein — protein sequence MIELFTSAFITLAVIIDPPGCAPIFAGLTKGTADAHRRAMAIRSAAVAWCILLFFALLGEPLLSTLGISLSAFRLAGGIMLFMIALDMVFEKRTERREERAREIEGTPEADDISVFPMAIPMIAGPGSIASIMLLSARAEGVTEQVVVLGAMTAVIVLTLLALLLAGPLMRMIGAKIEAMITRILGVILAALAVQFVLDGLERSLPGLAG from the coding sequence ATGATCGAGCTCTTCACCTCGGCCTTCATCACGCTGGCCGTCATCATCGATCCGCCCGGCTGCGCCCCGATCTTCGCCGGACTGACCAAGGGCACCGCCGACGCGCACCGGCGGGCGATGGCGATCCGCTCGGCAGCGGTCGCCTGGTGCATCCTCCTGTTCTTCGCCCTGCTCGGCGAGCCGTTGCTCAGCACCCTCGGAATCAGCCTCTCGGCGTTCCGGCTGGCGGGCGGGATCATGTTGTTCATGATCGCGCTCGACATGGTGTTCGAGAAGCGCACCGAACGCCGTGAGGAGCGCGCGCGGGAGATTGAGGGCACGCCCGAGGCAGACGACATTTCGGTCTTCCCGATGGCGATCCCGATGATCGCCGGCCCGGGCTCGATCGCCTCGATCATGCTGCTGTCGGCGCGTGCCGAGGGTGTCACCGAACAAGTGGTGGTGCTTGGCGCTATGACAGCAGTGATCGTATTGACCCTGCTCGCCCTGCTGCTGGCCGGCCCGCTGATGCGGATGATCGGGGCCAAGATCGAAGCGATGATCACCCGAATCTTGGGCGTCATCCTCGCCGCGCTGGCGGTGCAGTTCGTGCTCGACGGGCTGGAGCGCAGCCTGCCCGGCCTAGCGGGCTGA
- a CDS encoding class I SAM-dependent methyltransferase, whose amino-acid sequence MERQVYDRMAELDQRHWWYRARRRVLAQLIARVVRPRPNSKILEVGCGTGHNFAMLDLFGSVDAIEVDPAARAMAEMRLGRPIGSSPLPALEGVADNSYDMIGSFDVIEHIADDRAALAGIARCLKPGGKFVMTVPAHQWMWSAHDVVNHHQRRYSKASLKALVDGSPLKLEKMGYLNSFLLPVAIAARAAGKLTGKDDGDDTLPPAPLNAALEVVFAQEARLIGKVPLPPGLSLWAVASTGT is encoded by the coding sequence ATGGAGCGGCAAGTCTATGACCGCATGGCCGAACTCGACCAGCGCCACTGGTGGTACCGCGCCCGGCGCAGGGTACTGGCCCAGCTGATCGCCCGCGTGGTGCGGCCGCGTCCCAACAGCAAGATCCTCGAGGTCGGCTGCGGCACCGGGCACAATTTCGCGATGCTTGACCTGTTCGGTTCGGTCGATGCGATCGAGGTCGATCCAGCGGCGCGGGCGATGGCCGAGATGCGGCTCGGCCGGCCGATCGGCTCGTCCCCGCTTCCGGCGCTTGAGGGCGTGGCGGACAATTCGTACGACATGATCGGATCGTTCGACGTGATCGAGCATATCGCGGACGACCGCGCCGCGCTGGCCGGGATCGCGCGCTGCCTGAAGCCGGGCGGCAAGTTCGTGATGACCGTCCCCGCCCACCAGTGGATGTGGTCGGCGCACGACGTCGTCAATCACCACCAGCGGCGCTATTCGAAGGCGTCGCTGAAAGCGCTGGTCGACGGCTCCCCGCTCAAGCTGGAGAAGATGGGCTACCTCAACAGCTTCCTGCTTCCGGTGGCGATCGCGGCGCGAGCCGCGGGCAAGCTGACCGGCAAGGACGATGGCGATGACACGCTTCCGCCGGCGCCGCTCAATGCCGCGCTGGAAGTGGTGTTCGCTCAGGAGGCGCGGTTGATCGGCAAGGTCCCGCTGCCGCCGGGGCTGTCGCTGTGGGCGGTCGCTTCCACCGGGACCTGA
- a CDS encoding AcrB/AcrD/AcrF family protein, which yields MPERLLGWMERHWRLVILVVWLLACALFTWQKWGGIVGFALGDTDDNLRMAQVRALLNGQGWFDLRQYRFDPAFGGANIHWSRIVDLPIAGLILLGKLFTTGAEAERMAVAVAPMLPYAVLLTGIALTARRLISPAAFVAAFIALYFGGATNGMFMPTRIDHHGWQLAMLSLVIAGLADPDRRRGGLTVGIASAVSLAIGLEMLIYLALAAAAQVLMWVSDEAERDRMLAYAVSIAGGTAIGFLLFASYANRAAVCDALSPVWLSDTLLGGALLTLIVWKSPDRWTTRLALAAGAGVAVAAFHALAWPHCLSRLEGVSPEVDRLWLSNVREAKPITQHSWRTVVTVISLPVAGLFGWAWLAWLHRREPELLRRILGPAAIAAAALALLFWQTRAGPASQLLGVVGCAALTATLLPRLWNAKNSLVVVLGSTALVLAASGGAAPLFLKAFPEKPEKITESQRLNNRANRLCPTLWAMRPVARQPKGMVFTFIDLGPRLIAVTKHDALGGPYHRNGMAIADSMNAMRGSPEQARALILKHRSDYLLVCPHMNQATIFRAQAPRGFYSQLERGAQFPWLQPIDLGKDSPLKMWRVMR from the coding sequence GTGCCCGAACGGTTGCTGGGATGGATGGAACGGCACTGGCGGCTGGTGATCTTGGTCGTGTGGCTGCTCGCCTGCGCCTTATTCACCTGGCAGAAGTGGGGCGGGATCGTCGGCTTCGCGCTGGGTGACACCGACGACAATCTTCGCATGGCGCAGGTCCGCGCGCTGCTGAACGGGCAAGGCTGGTTCGACCTTCGCCAGTATCGTTTCGACCCTGCATTCGGCGGCGCTAACATCCACTGGAGCCGGATCGTCGACCTGCCGATCGCCGGGCTGATCCTGCTCGGCAAACTGTTCACCACCGGCGCCGAAGCCGAGCGGATGGCGGTCGCGGTTGCCCCCATGCTGCCTTATGCCGTGCTGCTGACCGGGATCGCGCTGACCGCCCGGCGGCTGATCAGCCCGGCGGCGTTCGTCGCGGCCTTCATCGCGCTCTACTTCGGCGGGGCGACCAACGGCATGTTCATGCCGACCCGGATCGACCATCACGGCTGGCAATTGGCGATGCTCAGCCTGGTCATCGCCGGGCTGGCCGATCCCGATCGCCGCCGCGGCGGACTGACCGTCGGGATCGCCAGCGCGGTCAGCCTGGCGATCGGGCTCGAGATGTTGATCTACCTCGCGCTGGCCGCCGCCGCACAAGTGCTGATGTGGGTTTCGGACGAAGCCGAGCGCGATCGCATGCTGGCCTATGCCGTGAGCATCGCCGGAGGCACCGCGATCGGCTTCCTGCTATTCGCAAGCTATGCCAACCGCGCGGCGGTCTGCGATGCGCTGTCGCCTGTCTGGCTGTCCGACACCTTGCTCGGCGGCGCCTTGCTGACGCTCATCGTCTGGAAAAGCCCGGATCGCTGGACCACTCGCCTCGCGCTTGCTGCTGGGGCCGGTGTTGCCGTCGCCGCCTTTCATGCGCTGGCCTGGCCGCACTGCCTGTCGCGGCTCGAAGGGGTGTCGCCCGAAGTCGACCGCCTGTGGCTGAGCAACGTGCGCGAAGCCAAGCCGATCACCCAGCATAGCTGGCGCACGGTGGTGACCGTCATCTCGCTGCCGGTGGCCGGCCTGTTCGGCTGGGCCTGGCTCGCCTGGCTCCACCGCCGCGAGCCCGAGCTGCTGCGCCGCATCCTCGGCCCCGCAGCGATCGCCGCCGCCGCGCTCGCGCTCTTGTTCTGGCAGACCCGCGCCGGCCCCGCGAGCCAGCTGCTCGGCGTGGTCGGCTGCGCTGCCCTGACCGCCACCCTCCTGCCGCGGCTGTGGAATGCGAAGAACAGCCTGGTGGTGGTGCTCGGCTCCACCGCGCTGGTCCTGGCGGCCAGCGGCGGCGCCGCGCCTCTGTTCCTCAAGGCCTTTCCAGAAAAGCCGGAAAAGATCACCGAATCGCAGCGGCTCAACAATCGCGCCAACCGCCTGTGCCCGACGCTGTGGGCGATGCGCCCGGTGGCCCGCCAGCCCAAGGGGATGGTGTTCACCTTCATCGACCTCGGCCCGCGGCTGATCGCGGTGACCAAGCATGATGCGCTGGGCGGTCCTTATCACCGCAACGGCATGGCGATCGCCGACAGCATGAACGCGATGCGCGGCTCGCCCGAGCAGGCCCGCGCCCTGATCCTCAAGCACCGCTCGGACTATCTGCTGGTCTGCCCGCACATGAACCAGGCGACCATCTTCCGCGCCCAGGCGCCGCGCGGCTTCTATTCGCAGCTCGAGCGCGGGGCGCAATTCCCGTGGCTGCAGCCGATCGACCTCGGCAAGGACAGCCCGCTCAAGATGTGGCGGGTGATGCGCTAG
- a CDS encoding HIG1 domain-containing protein, translating into MNTLLIIALVLAMAATAYVLVRGVLAMASGKVGNQQAQQQWMRKRVLYQGIAVFIAAAIMMLASAGS; encoded by the coding sequence ATGAACACTCTCCTCATCATCGCGCTGGTGCTCGCCATGGCGGCCACCGCTTATGTCCTGGTTCGCGGCGTGCTCGCCATGGCGTCGGGCAAGGTCGGCAACCAGCAGGCGCAGCAGCAGTGGATGCGCAAGCGCGTGCTGTACCAGGGCATTGCGGTGTTCATCGCCGCCGCGATCATGATGCTCGCCAGCGCGGGCAGCTGA
- a CDS encoding glycosyltransferase family 2 protein gives MTALSIVVPCFNEEECVRLLHGRLSGAARTTFGDNYEIILVNDGSKDRTWSIMQEMSAADPHLTCVNLSRNHGHQLALTAGLDLARGHRILIVDADLQDPPELLGPMLEVMEREGADVVYGVRRSRAGETRFKRATAHAFYRLLSSATEIDIPLDAGDFRLMSRRALDVLLAMPEQARFVRGMVAWIGFKQLPFPYDRAERAAGESKYPLGKMIRFALDALTGFSSAPLKLASHAGLLLSLSSLLIIVYIGYAFLTGRNIQGWTSLMLVVVVLGAVQMFVLAMMGEYIGRLYSQAKNRPLYIVQDIAGAARTPRKMLGQVPVEATAHSDSPGGSGTLPINRAS, from the coding sequence ATGACCGCGCTTTCGATCGTCGTTCCCTGCTTCAACGAAGAGGAATGCGTGCGCCTGCTGCACGGGCGGCTGAGCGGCGCGGCACGGACCACGTTCGGCGATAATTACGAGATCATCCTGGTCAACGACGGGTCCAAGGACCGGACCTGGTCGATCATGCAGGAAATGAGCGCGGCCGACCCGCACCTCACCTGCGTCAACCTGTCGCGCAATCACGGCCACCAGCTGGCGCTCACCGCCGGGCTCGACCTGGCGCGCGGCCATCGCATCCTGATCGTCGACGCCGACCTGCAGGACCCGCCCGAACTGCTCGGGCCCATGCTGGAAGTGATGGAGCGCGAAGGCGCCGACGTCGTCTATGGCGTGCGCCGCAGCCGCGCCGGGGAAACTCGCTTCAAGCGCGCCACCGCCCACGCCTTCTACCGCCTGCTTTCCTCGGCGACCGAGATCGACATTCCGCTCGATGCTGGCGACTTCCGGCTGATGAGTCGGCGCGCGCTGGACGTGCTCCTGGCAATGCCCGAACAGGCCCGCTTCGTGCGCGGAATGGTGGCGTGGATCGGGTTCAAGCAATTGCCCTTCCCCTACGACCGGGCCGAGCGCGCGGCGGGGGAGAGCAAATATCCGCTGGGCAAGATGATTCGCTTTGCGCTCGACGCGCTGACCGGGTTCAGCTCGGCACCCCTGAAGCTCGCCAGCCACGCCGGCCTGCTGCTCAGCCTCAGCTCGCTGCTGATCATCGTCTATATCGGCTACGCCTTCCTCACCGGCCGCAACATCCAGGGCTGGACCAGCCTGATGCTGGTGGTGGTGGTGCTGGGCGCGGTGCAGATGTTCGTGCTCGCGATGATGGGCGAATATATCGGCCGGCTCTACAGCCAGGCCAAGAACCGCCCGCTGTACATTGTCCAGGACATTGCCGGCGCCGCCCGCACTCCGCGCAAGATGCTGGGTCAGGTCCCGGTGGAAGCGACCGCCCACAGCGACAGCCCCGGCGGCAGCGGGACCTTGCCGATCAACCGCGCCTCCTGA
- a CDS encoding flavodoxin family protein, producing MVKAIAINATLKASSGEPSSTDKMIDLVKDALAKRGTEWLGTIRLADHDIKPGVTSDEGEGDAWPALRKQILEADILVFGTPIWMGQLPSTAKRVLERMDAFLSETDDQGRMPSTGKVLAVAIVGNEDGAHHVSAELFQGLSDTGWTVPPGGPAYWVGEAMGHVDFKDLPEVPDKVIETVEMLASNSHHLATLLADKPYPGVEQSA from the coding sequence ATGGTCAAGGCAATCGCAATCAACGCTACGCTCAAGGCCTCGTCCGGCGAACCCTCCTCCACCGACAAGATGATCGACCTGGTCAAAGACGCCTTGGCCAAGCGCGGGACCGAGTGGCTGGGCACCATCCGCCTCGCCGATCATGACATCAAGCCGGGGGTCACCTCGGACGAGGGCGAAGGCGATGCCTGGCCCGCGCTGCGCAAGCAGATCCTCGAGGCCGACATCCTGGTATTCGGCACTCCGATCTGGATGGGCCAGCTGCCAAGCACGGCCAAAAGAGTGCTGGAGCGGATGGACGCGTTCCTTTCGGAGACCGACGACCAGGGCCGGATGCCGAGCACAGGCAAGGTGCTTGCGGTCGCCATCGTCGGCAACGAGGACGGCGCGCACCATGTCTCGGCCGAGCTTTTTCAGGGACTTAGCGACACTGGCTGGACCGTTCCGCCGGGCGGCCCCGCTTATTGGGTCGGCGAAGCCATGGGCCATGTCGACTTCAAGGATCTCCCGGAGGTGCCAGACAAGGTCATCGAGACGGTGGAGATGCTGGCCTCCAACAGCCACCACCTCGCCACCCTGCTGGCCGACAAGCCCTATCCGGGAGTAGAACAATCGGCGTGA